TGCCAGGGTTGATGTAGCCTGGTTGCATGGAGCCGTTGCAAAAGATTTGAAACTCGAAATGCAGGCGAAATTTACGCAGCAAAAAACTACATTCAAGAATTATAGTAAATATGTTTTTGACGACCCGGCACGTAAATTTTCTACGGAAGAAGTAAATATTTATTCAGGAAAAATTGACGAAACCGGAAAAGCCAATGTCAGCATCCAGCCAAGATTACAGTCGCAGGCACCGGGAATGCTAAAAGCATCGTTTATTACTAAAGTGTATGAAAACGGAGGTGACTTTAGTACAGATGTTATCTCGGCAACTTATTCGCCTTTCCAAACTTATGTGGGTGTAAAAACTCCGGAACCAAACAAATACGGAATGCTTGAAACCGGAAAAAGCAATGCATTTGATGTAGTAACGGTTGATGAAAACGGAAGACCAAAAGCGGTTAGAAATCTGGAAGTAAGAGTCTACAAAGTAGATTGGCGCTGGTGGTGGGACGCTTCAGATGATTTGTCAAATTACAGCAGTTCCACAACAAATACTCCGTTCTATTCTCAGGTATTGAATACAGACGGTTCCGGTAAGGCCCGATTCCAGTTTAAGACAACCGACGATGAATGGGGGCGCTATCTTGTGCGGGTAACAGACCCTAACGGAGGACATTCTTCTGGTGAAACTGTAATGATTGATTGGCCAATCTGGTCCGGAAAAACAAGAAATACCAACGGTGCAGAAGCAAAAATGCTGGTATTCTCGGCAGACAAGGAAAAATACAATGTTGGAGAAAAAGCTATCGTTTCTTTCCCGTCAAGTGAAGGTGGACGTGCCCTGATTTCACTTGAAAGTGGTGCGCAGGTAGTCCAGACATTATGGGCAGAAAGCAAAAAAGGGGAAACACAGGTTGAAATACCGATTACCTCGAAGATGGCGCCTAATGTGTATATCCATATCACATTACTGCAACCCCATGCTTCTACAAAAAATGACTCGCCAATTCGTCTGTACGGAATTATCCCGATTGAAGTGGTCGATAAAAATACGGTTCTGGAACCACAGATAGCCATGCCGGAAGTTTTAAAACCGGAGCAGAAAACGACAATAAAAGTAAGTGAGAAGAATGGAAAGGCAATGACGTACACTATAGCAATTGTTGATGAAGGATTGCTGGACCTTACCCGATTCAAGACTCCAAATGCATGGAACAGTTTCTATTCAAGAGAAGCCCTTGGTGTGAAAACGTGGGATATTTATGATGAAGTTATAGGAGCCTATGGTGGTAAGGTAAATCAGATTTTCAGTATTGGAGGTGATGAGGATTTAGGTGGTGGACAGGCTAAAAAAGCCAACCGATTTAAACCGGTTGTAATCTATCTCGGGCCTTATTCGTTGTCAAAAGGGCAAACAAAATCTCATGAAATTACACTTCCAAAATATGTAGGTTCGGTAAGGACAATGGTGGTGGCAGGTGATACCCAAACCAGTGCTTATGGAAGTGTGGAGAAAACAACTCCGGTCAGAAATCCGCTGATGATATTGGCATCATTGCCAAGAAAAGTTTCTCCGGGAGAGAAGGTAACCTTGCCGGTTACGGTTTTTGCAATGGAAAAGCATGTTAAAAATGTTACCCTACAATTGAAAACCAATAATGGCTTCCGTGTCATTGGAAACTCAAAACAGACCTTGTCGTTTGCACAGCCAGACGAAAAAATAGCCTATTTTGATTTAAATGTTGGCGATTTGACAGGAATCGGAAAAGTTACGGTAGTAGCGACTTCCGGAAAAGAAAAAGCCAGCTTTGATGTAGAACTGGATATCCTGAATCCGAATCCGGTAACGCAGGATTATAAAGAACTGATATTGGAACCAAACAGTTCCGGAACCATCAACTGGGATGCCTTTGGAGTAGCCGGAACAAATACGGCTAAACTGGAAGTTTCGGCATTCCCTTCAATGGATTTTAACAAGCGATTGGATTACTTAATCCAATATCCGCACGGATGTCTGGAGCAGACCACATCAAGCGTATTCCCACAATTGTATTTGGGCGATATTGCTGATTTGGATACGGCCAGAAAATCCAAAATCCAAAAGAATATTACGGCCGGAATCCAAAAACTGGCGCAATTCCAGTTAGCGAATGGAGGATTTGCTTATTGGCAAGGCAATCAGACTCCGGACGATTGGAGTACGACCTATGTTGGGCATTTCCTGATTGAAGCAGAGAGAAAAGGCTATGCGCTTCCTGCCAACCTGAAAAAGCAATGGCTTGCCTATCAGTCAAAAACGGCAAAACAATGGCGCTACAACGAAGGCTACCGTAATGATTTTGCACAATCCTATAGATTGTATGTATTGGCTTTGGCGGGTAATCCGGATTTGTCGTCGATGAACAGGCTTAGAGAAACTTCAGGAATTACGAACGATACCAAACTAAGGCTTGCGGCTACGTATGCATTGGCCGGACAGAAAAATGTAGGAATGACATTGCTTGGACAGAGCAAAGTAGACGAAGATTCAATGTATGGTTACTACTATTATTATGGTTCCAGCGAAAGAAACCGAGCCATGGCTTTGGAGACTTTACTGTTGTTAGGAAGAAAAACAGAAGCCTTTACTATGGCAACGAAATTGGCAAAAGAAATGTCTTCCAACCGATGGATGTCAACACAAACTACTGCTTATTGCTTATATGCGATGTCGAAATTCGCACAGCAGAACGGAACGAAGGGAATTGATGTAAGCTTTACCAGCAGAGGCAAATCGGAAACGATTAAAACGGCAAAAGCATTTGCTGACAGAAGCCTGCAGGTAACCGGAAGTGGCAATTCGGTTACGGTTAAAAATAATAAAAATACGACACTTTACATAAAAGTGATTACGAGCGGCATCCTGCCTATCGGACAGGAACAGACAGAACAGAGAGGCTTGTCTACAGATATTACTTTCCGTGACCGAAAAGGAAATGCCATCAATGTTGCTTCACTGGCACAAGGAACGGAATTTGTAGCAGAAGTTACGGTTTCCAATACTAAAGGCGAAACGGTTGAAAATGTTGCCCTGACGCAGATTATTCCATCGGGTTGGGAAATTGTAAATACGCGTTTCACGGATTATGGAAGTTTTGCGGACAACAAGGTAGATTATACGGATATTCGTGACGACCGTACGAATTTTTATTTTACGCTCAAGTCAAATGAAACCAAAACCTTCAGGATTCTGCTGAATGCATCCTACCTCGGGAAATATTATTTGCCGGGAGTACAATGTGAAGCAATGTATGACAATTCCTATTATGCCAGAACGCAGGGACAGTGGGTTAATGTCGTGAAATAACACCTTGAAAGGAAAGTCTTCTGTGAAGAAGCCTAATTGGAGTAGGAATTGAAAAGTAAGATAAAAGCGTTTTTTAAACGCATATTGGATAGGATAAAACGCAATCCGAAGAAATCTGTTTTCTTCGGGTTGCTTTTTATTGTCTACTATTTTTGCCTGCCGAGAACACTTTTTGAGCAGCCTTATTCTACCGTAATTGAAAGTGAAGAAGGCGAGCTTTTAGGTGCTAAAATTGCCCGTGACGGACAATGGCGGTTTCCGGCACAGGATTCCATACCTGAAAAATTCAAAAAATGTATCGTCTATTTTGAAGATGAACATTTTTACCAACATCCCGGATTCAACCCGATTGCGATGGTCAAAGCCGCAAAACAAAATCACGATGCGGGTAGGGTAGTTCGTGGCGGAAGTACGTTGACACAACAGGTTATCCGACTTTCAAGAGGTGAAAAGAAAAGAAACTATTTCGAAAAGCTGGTCGAGTTGGTATTGGCAACCCGTTTGGAATTTCGCTATTCCAAAGAAAAAATATTAGAATTGTATGCCGCCCACGCTCCCTATGGAGGAAATGTTGTAGGTCTGGAAATGGCTTCCTGGCGTTATTTTGGAGTACAGCCGCATCAATTATCCTGGGCCGAAACGGCAACATTGGCGGTACTTCCCAACGCGCCCAGTCTGATTTATCCGGGTAAAAACCAACAAAAACTTCTGAATAAGCGTAATGGTTTGCTAAAAAAATTATATCAGGAAAAAATAATCGATAAAACTACCTATGAGCTTTCCGTATTGGAAGAGTTGCCTCAAAAGCCTTATGACTTGCCCCAAATAGCGCCGCATTTGCTTCAAAATGTTGCCAGAAGACAAGAAGGCACAAGAGTAAAGACAACGGTCAAATTTGCACTTCAAAATCGCGTGAACCAAATCGCCACGCAATATTATAATCAATACAGACAGTCGGAAATTTATAACCTGGCCATCATTGTTGTAGATGTCGAAACAAGAAATATCCTGAGTTATGTAGGTAATTCTCCAACAGACAAAGACCATCAAAAAGATGTTGACATTATTACGGCTCCAAGAAGTACAGGTAGTATATTAAAACCCTTGCTCTATGCTTCGATGCTTGATGCAGGAGAAATACTTCCTAATACTCTGGTTCCGGATATTCCAACACAAATTGCGGGTTATAGCCCTAAAAACTTCGATTTGACTTATGACGGAGCTGTTCCGGCACATCGAGCCCTGTCGCGTTCGTTGAATATTCCTTCAGTACTGATGCTTAAAGACCATGGCGTTTATCGTTTTTACGACCAATTACAGCAGTTAAAGTTGCGGGACATCAACAAGCATCCAAACCATTACGGACTTTCACTCATTCTTGGTGGAGCAGAAAGCAATCTTTGGGATTTGACGAAAACCTATGCCGGACTTACATCTACTTTAAATTACTTTACGACGCATTCGGCAAAATACCGTACGGATGAATTCAAGGAACTGAACTGGTTGCACGGAGCAAAATTGGATTTCGGAAAGGAATCTTATGATAAGAAAAACTTAGGGGCGGCGTCTATCTGGCTGACGTATAACGCCATGAAAGAAGTCAACCGTCCGGAAGGTGATGAAGCCTGGAAATTCTATGACTCATCACTGGAAGTGGCCTGGAAAACAGGAACCAGTTTTGGCAACCGCGACGGATGGGCCATCGGGACAAATTCAAGATATGTAGTAGGAGTGTGGGTTGGAAATGCTTCCGGTGAAGGACGTCCTTCTTTGACCGGAGTAGGAAGTGCGGCGCCTGTTTTGTTTGATGTGTTCAATCTTTTGCCCAGAAAAAAATGGTTTACGACTCCGTATGATGATTTGGAAGAAGCCGAAGTTTGCCAGTTGAGCGGCCATATTGCAGGCGAATATTGCCCTAAAATCAAACAGTGGATTCCGCTAAAAAGCAAACAGACCACGGTTTGTCCTTATCATAAACTGATACATCTCGATGCTTCGGGAGAATATCAGGTAAACAGCAATTGTGAAGAAGTAGACCGGATGGTAGCAAAACCCTGGTTTGTATTGCCTCCGGTTATGGAATTGTATTATAAGACCAAGCACATCAATTATGTTCCACTGCCTCCGTTTAGGCCAGATTGTCTCGGAGCTTCTTCTTATTCAATGGATTTTATTTACCCAAAAGAGAATGGCAAAGTCTATCTTACCAAAAATTTTAACGGAGAAATCCAGCCCTTTATCATAAAAGTGGCCCATTCCGACCAAAAGGCAAAACTATTCTGGTATCTGAATGATAAGTTTTTAGGTACAACACAAACTTTTCATGAGATGTCTGTAGAAGCAAAAACCGGAAAATATTACATTACGGTAACAGATGAAGCCGGAAATGAAATCAGCAGGAGGATTGAAATTGTAAAAGAATAAGGAAATTACGGAAAATAAGAAGCCAATCATTATGATTGGCTTTTTTACTCATAGTATGGCTTACTGTTATTTTGTCTTCACTGCATATACAGTACCATCTTCGGCAATAGCTTTATCAATAATATAAAGATATTTTTTGCCTCCATAAGAACAGAAAACCTGTATTTTTCGGTCAAGAAACTGGTACAATATGATTTCGAAATTGCCATTAGCATTTTGAAATGAATAAATAGTAGCCAGATCATACAGGTCAGTGTGTTTGTCATCATAACCTGTTTTGTAAATAGTAAATTTTTCTGCTGGAGTTCCTTTGAGTTCAAAGTCTACCGTAGTCAAACCAAAGAAAAATAGTCCTTCAGCCTTTTCCTCAGTACCTCTGATGTAATCTCCTTTGCTGTCAACTGTTACAGGAAAACGACTTGAAAAAGCGAATTTGTAATCTTGCGAAAAAGCCGCAATTGAAAATAAAAATATAAAACTATAAATCATTTTGTTCATAATTATTTCTGCTAAGGATGCAGTTCCCTTTTGGTTAATAAAATTTTGGTAGTATTCTTTAGAGAAAAATAAGGCATTCCGAATAGGGATGCCTTACATTAAATTATACAAATTCCAACTGGATTGAATTGTTATAATTCACTTCTAATCCAGTGATTTTACAGTCAAACAGAAAGTCTATTAATCGTTCAGAATAGAAATCGCCTCCGGCGGCTTGTATTGGGATTATATCTTTGCCATAATACTTTTTTGGGATGGCTATTTTTTCAAAACTATTAATTGGATTTGTTTTGATAAACTGAGAATATTCATCAAAATTTTCAATTGAATGATATTTTTCATTTTTCAAAACCTTACGACCAGTAAAAATTATCGATTTATTAAAATTAATCTCCTGTAAAGTTACTTTCTTGAAATAAACAAGGTAAAATTTCGTGTTCAAATTAATGATTTCAAATTCAAATTCTTTAAAATCAATTGTTTTAAAGCCTTTTATTATTTCAAAATATTTTTCACTAAAAACATAAGTAAGAAAAGTATATTCTGGCGCATACCCCATAATATCCGTTACTTTGGCATTCTTTAGCAAATTTCCTTTAATAAGAGGAGGGTTCAACAATTTTATTTCATCTTGATTTTTCCAAAAATCCTTATTGTTATAATTGAAGAAATTTTTGAAAGCTAAGTAGTTACCATTATCGGTTTCCATATGGTTTTCATTAATATTTATTTGATATATACCATTTTTCACTCCAATAACTCTCGGCTCACAAGACAAAATTATTTCATAATATTTCATAGGTAAAGAAATAAGGCATCCCATTAGGAATGCCTTGAATTAAATTATACAAATTCTAACTGAACAGAATTGTTATAACCAACCTGTAAGCCCGTAATCCCGCAATCTAACAAGAAATCAACTAGCTTTTCAGAATAAAAATTGTTGGAAATAGCTTGAACAGATATAATATCTTTTCCAAAATGTTCTTTGTCAATAGCTATTTTTTCAAATGTGGCTAAAGGGTTGGAATTTAAGAATTGAACATATTCTTTACTATCAGATATACTATGATGCTTAACATTATTTAAAGCCTTATGACCTGTAATAACAGATGATTTTTCAAAATCAATTTTTTCATTCGAAATTGTCTCAATAAATAACAAAAAATACTTTGACGGGACATCATTCATTTTAAAATCAAATGTTTGATGGACTCCGATATCAAAAGTTTTTATAATATCTATAAATTTTTGACTGTAAACATTATCTAAAAAACGAAAACTAGGTGCATAACCCATGACATCAGTTATTTTAGCATTTTTTAGCATTTTCCCATAAATTGTTGGTGGATTTAAGGTATACAGTTTATCCTGGGATTTCCAAAAATCACTGTTTTTACTTGAGAAAAATGATTTAAATTCTTCATAAGAAGGACTATGGCCGATTGCTTTTTCATCTATTTCCAACTGGTATACACCATGTTTTACCCCGATGACTTTAGGTTCAAAAGACCTATTAACTTCATAATATTTCATAGGTAAAGAAATAAAGCATCCCTATTAGGAATGCCTTACATTAAATTATACAAATTCCAACTGGATTGAATTGTTATAATTCACTTCTAATCCAGTAATTTTACAATCAAACAAAAAATCGATAAGCTTTTCGGAATAAAATAATAATGATGTTGGTTGTATTGAAATAATATTCAACTCTGCATGTTTTTTTGAAATACATATTTTTTCGAATTTAGCAAGAGGATTTTGTTGTTTAAACTCCCAATATTCATCATAACTAAAAAAATTAAAATATTCTACGTTATTAAGTGCTTTGTGTCCAGTATAAATTGAAGAATGTTCGAAATTTATATCTCTTGATAAAATAGTTTCAAAAAACAGCATGAAATATTTTTCTTCTACATTTTCAATATCAACTTCAAATGTATTATAGTTGCCAATATTAAATGATTTTATAATGTCTATAAATTTCCTGCTGTACACTAAATTAAGAAAGGAAATATTCTGTGTGTATCCCATGACGTCAGTAACATTTGCGTTCTTTAGCAATTTTGCATTTATTGCAGGTGACATAATGTTTTTTATTTCATTTTGTTGCTGCCAAAAATCTGTATTACTGCTCTTAAAGAATTTAAGTAATTCGTCATATCTGCTATCTTTTTCCAATAGTGGCAAGCCAATATCTATCTGATATAGTCCATTCTTTACGCCGGTAACATCAACATCTAAATCAACTTGGTAGTATTTCATAAATTAAAATCGTTTAAAATAGGTATTAAGAGTGTAGAAAACACAGAAGTCAAGATTTTGAACTTCTGTGTTTAACTTGAATAAAAATAGTTACCAATCTGTACTCAGATTAAAATGTTTCAATACGTGTGGAGGTATTGTATGTATGAACTCACGTCTTTTAAGGACTTGTAACAAATCATTTTCCGTCTGTATTGATTTAATTCAGGTACTATCTTTTTATTAATTACTTCAAATAATTTGATGAGTCGATCTGCTGTATCAATATCACTTTCGAGATCAAGCAAACCTTGTATCATAGCTTGCTCTTCTTTGTCGATTGACCCTAACTGATTATCGATATGAACTTTTCTATTATTAAGAGGTAGACTATTTATTACATAATTATAATGTAAATAGTAAACATTTCCATATTGTGACTTCTGAAGATTAATAATCTTATTAATCTCATTACCGTTCAAAACCCAACTATTTCCTTTCCTTTTAAAACCCAATGGAAGGAATATATTGTTTAATAGGTTTAATAATTCAGTTTTTTTCCATTTTAATATGTATCTAATACTGTTTTCCATATTGTGCCGGGATATTCTGCCTCGAACGTAGCCATATATTTTGATAATTGCTTTTCGTCTGCTTTCATTGCACGAGCATTAAAAGGCTTCAGTTTTGGATTTTTGAATATTACAGAAGCCACTTTTAAATGGCTTCTGTAATGAAACCTAATCTATCGGTAAATTGAAATGTTTTTTCACCGACAATGTAATATCATTTAAATGTGGTCTCCTTTTTAATTCTTCCAAAATATCCGACTCATTATTAATACTTATGATATTAAGCATTAAATTTTCATACAATAAATCTTTTAATCTAATTTCTCGCTCACTATCAATTATTTGATATTCCAAGTCTAGCATATTTATAATTTCCTCATTAGTGCTTTTATTTGATGCTCCGAGTCTATTATAAATATGTCTTTTAAGATTTCCTAATGGAATAGCATTAATAATATATCCATAATTGATGTAGAATCTATTGCTATATTGAGACTTTTGCAAATCAATTATTTTAGTAATTTCATTATTATTTAAAGTCCAATAGCTGCCCTTTTTTTTAAAATCAGCTGGTTTCAAGATTTCGCTAAGAATTCTCTCAAGATCTTTCTTTTCCATTATTATAAATTAATATGTATCTAATACTGTTTTCCATATTGTGCCAGGATACGCTGCTTCAAAGGCGGCCTTGTATTTGGCTAATTGTTTTTCACCTGCTTTCATGGCCCTTGGATTAAAAGGTTTGAGCTCGTAAATGGTTCTGTTTACCATGTCAACAAAATCAGGTCGGATTCCTGGAATTTCTCTAAACTCTTTGATTCCAAGACCCGCAGCTTCTTCCGCAACCTTATAAGCCTTGTGCATTTCCTGTCCCATCTTAAGGGAAGACTTGGTATATTTGGTGAGTTTTCCGAGGTCACCAATATAAGGAACTATTCCCACTGCTGCAATCATTGCATTAGTGTTTTGTCCTCGTGCTAAGTAACCAATGGCATTAAGCCCGTCGACAATACCTGTAGGGTCTAAGACACCTATAAGGTCCATACTGGTTTGAAAGTCATCCCATCGTTTTTCACGCAGTTCCTTGAAATGATATTCATATAAGCCGCTTTTTCTGTACACCCAGTCCTGCATGATGTATTGCGCACCGAATGTGCCCCATGAAAGACCGGCACTGTTTCCGTAAACTTCTACTTCAGGAAGGTTTATGGAGATCGTAAAGTCATGTATCTTGGCTTTTTTTATCTTTAATTGGGCAGAATTTCCACTAAGCAATGCGTTAATGAATTTGTAGATATCTTTCGCTTCATCACCGTTGGCTTCAAAGCCCCAACCATAATTGTAAACGTCTGCTCCGCTAGGGTCAGACCAGTAGGCAGGATTATTGTCATGACCGTTGTAGGGCGACCTTTCATAGTGCACCACAGGGTCAATTCCAGTCCAGCGTCCTATGGCAGGGTCGTAGTCCCTTGAAGGCATATCGAAAAGGTTTAGATTAAATTCTTCCTGAAACTCCTGCCCGTTGAATTTGTAATTGTATACGTAAGGGATGGGACAGGCTGGGCAAAATTCTATCAGGCCACCAATTTCCCTGTCATACATCCTTTTGGTCATGTTATAGTTCTTGTGTGATAGGCCTAAAGAGTAGTAGTTATTTTCCTCCATGATGGCTACCTGCTGTGTAGCCGGGTTCATAGTATAGCTTAGCCTGATGTTGCCCAGGTGGTCTGTGTAATTGTACACATAGTTGAACGTGGCAGGCCTTGAACCACCGGCAGCGGAGTATTTTACATATCCTTCAGTAGTGGCTATGGCTTCCAATATGCCATTTACGTAATCAAAACCGTCAAGATATTCTATCACCTTGACTGGACGGGGAACTTCTGTAACCGTCTTTTTGAGCTTTTCCCCTAAAGCATTATACGTATATTCGATGGTAGCTCCCGTTGCAGCCCCCCAATTGAAATAAATCTTTAGGGGCTGGTTGAGATGATTGTAGATAATTTTCTCTATAAGTTTGTTCTGGTCGGATTTTATATTACCGTTGATGTCATAGCTGTAATCATCTGCATTGTCATTGAACCCATCGCCGTCATCCATGAAGCCTGCGGGCTTTCCGGTATAATCTGTTACCTTGGAAATACGGTTTGAATTGGGTTCGTAAGCATATTCCAGGTCATCAATCATCATTGCCGTAACCACATCATCAAATTCGCCATAACGTTCCAGTTTCCTGATATTGCCGTTTTTGTCATACTCCTGGCTTTCCTTATAGGAATTTGGTGCCGATACGCTTTCTGGTTTATGATAGGAAGTAGACGTAAGGCGGCCCATACTGTCGAACTGATAGGCATGCCTGCGCAGGATGTTGTCGTTTGCCGTTCTCCAATAGGTTTCTGATATGTTACCGTTGAACTGTGCCTGAGTTGCCTGTGGGTTATCATACACGATTTTGAAGGCAAAAAGGTCCGCAGGCTCGCCCGGTTGTGTCAGGGAAGCGACTTTGTTGATTTCCTTGAGCCAGCCTCTTACGGTATAGGAATAGTCAATTTTCTGCAACGGAGAACCTCCCGTCAGGTCGGTTCCGCCAGTCCTTTTTGAAATAAGCTGACCCAGTTCGTCATAGCTGTTCATGGTTAATAATTCAGTTGCCCTGCTGCCAATTTTATGTGTATGGGTGAGTAGGCGGTCCTGGTCGCTATAGGTAAAGTCTTCCCTTATGCTTATGGCACTGCTTGAAGCAGTCCGCTTATGCTCCAGAACGGTGTACAATGTTTTGCCCGAAAAGTCGAATTTGGCATCTTGTTGGGTGTATCCTCCCAGGTAGTTGGACGACCATGTGCGGATAGCCCTTGCTTTATAATCGTACAATATATAAGCTAGTTCGCCCGCGGTTGCAGTGGTAGTTTCAATCACCCTTATCCACGAACCGGTTGGAAGCCCCTTTGGCTTGACCGACAGGTTGTAGAATACGGGCTGACCTTCAATGTTAGGGAAGCTGGTTGGTGCTCCAGGGAAATCGTAATCATCGTAGTAATTGACAGAAAGGATATGGCATGCCGGACCAGTCGGCCATGTCTGGTTGGAGTAGCGGAATGTCACGCCATTTACGTTGCTGTCTGTAGCCGTTTTATTCTCATTGAGGTTTGCGATTTGGGTATCGCGCGCCATCTGTAGAGTGTTCCTGT
This portion of the Flavobacterium lindanitolerans genome encodes:
- a CDS encoding DUF4304 domain-containing protein, with product MEKKDLERILSEILKPADFKKKGSYWTLNNNEITKIIDLQKSQYSNRFYINYGYIINAIPLGNLKRHIYNRLGASNKSTNEEIINMLDLEYQIIDSEREIRLKDLLYENLMLNIISINNESDILEELKRRPHLNDITLSVKKHFNLPID
- the pbpC gene encoding penicillin-binding protein 1C, which codes for MKSKIKAFFKRILDRIKRNPKKSVFFGLLFIVYYFCLPRTLFEQPYSTVIESEEGELLGAKIARDGQWRFPAQDSIPEKFKKCIVYFEDEHFYQHPGFNPIAMVKAAKQNHDAGRVVRGGSTLTQQVIRLSRGEKKRNYFEKLVELVLATRLEFRYSKEKILELYAAHAPYGGNVVGLEMASWRYFGVQPHQLSWAETATLAVLPNAPSLIYPGKNQQKLLNKRNGLLKKLYQEKIIDKTTYELSVLEELPQKPYDLPQIAPHLLQNVARRQEGTRVKTTVKFALQNRVNQIATQYYNQYRQSEIYNLAIIVVDVETRNILSYVGNSPTDKDHQKDVDIITAPRSTGSILKPLLYASMLDAGEILPNTLVPDIPTQIAGYSPKNFDLTYDGAVPAHRALSRSLNIPSVLMLKDHGVYRFYDQLQQLKLRDINKHPNHYGLSLILGGAESNLWDLTKTYAGLTSTLNYFTTHSAKYRTDEFKELNWLHGAKLDFGKESYDKKNLGAASIWLTYNAMKEVNRPEGDEAWKFYDSSLEVAWKTGTSFGNRDGWAIGTNSRYVVGVWVGNASGEGRPSLTGVGSAAPVLFDVFNLLPRKKWFTTPYDDLEEAEVCQLSGHIAGEYCPKIKQWIPLKSKQTTVCPYHKLIHLDASGEYQVNSNCEEVDRMVAKPWFVLPPVMELYYKTKHINYVPLPPFRPDCLGASSYSMDFIYPKENGKVYLTKNFNGEIQPFIIKVAHSDQKAKLFWYLNDKFLGTTQTFHEMSVEAKTGKYYITVTDEAGNEISRRIEIVKE
- a CDS encoding alpha-2-macroglobulin family protein; translation: MRTGELILLVSVFFLLNACRKSSPEDFDSDFSLFRDYVTSFSSGTISANSDIQVGLAFSKAEWKPNQELDEDIFDISPSVDGKVVVLPNNILAFQPKKKLKQGEQYQVTLHLDKLIEVPKELSDFNFTVKTIEQDFKVEVQDLQSYTKDTQFLNMILKSADNMDLATAKKLVSATQNGKELPIKFNEKGSSPTEFSFVIDQIQRGEDDSKVLIKWDGDPADINQKGEKEFTIPGKNNFTIVDVRIGDENNQSVRINFSDPLKKDQNFSGLVALETVGNLRYAVDGNVLKAFSDVALDGKLLLEVFQGIENTDGYKMKKGYAAKITFEQIKPEVRFVKSGTILPSSHNLKVNFEAANLKKVDVKVYRIFENNVLQFLQDNELNGNYDLRKVALPIAKKTLELTTNKLANYKKWNSYSLDLSTLIKPEQGAIYRVEFTIKRSYSLYTCDTPAEEEPVAEEDEEPEDFSSYDSFDYDYYDYDYNWNERDNPCHKSYYSNNKVATNILATDLGVIAKRGENGSYFFAVNNIVTTEPVSGATVELYNYQKQKLVSETTDGDGIVNFSTDKKAFFAIIKKDKNTTYVKLDDGNSQSVSNFNVDGEALQKGLKGFIYGERGVWRPGDTIYLSFILNDKSSRLPNTHPIKLKLSDPNGKVVYQKVQKYTDKNHYKFAFKTQPNAPTGNYEAVVSVGGARFYKAVKIETIKPNRLKIKNGFDGKMLSAFHKNDARVDVAWLHGAVAKDLKLEMQAKFTQQKTTFKNYSKYVFDDPARKFSTEEVNIYSGKIDETGKANVSIQPRLQSQAPGMLKASFITKVYENGGDFSTDVISATYSPFQTYVGVKTPEPNKYGMLETGKSNAFDVVTVDENGRPKAVRNLEVRVYKVDWRWWWDASDDLSNYSSSTTNTPFYSQVLNTDGSGKARFQFKTTDDEWGRYLVRVTDPNGGHSSGETVMIDWPIWSGKTRNTNGAEAKMLVFSADKEKYNVGEKAIVSFPSSEGGRALISLESGAQVVQTLWAESKKGETQVEIPITSKMAPNVYIHITLLQPHASTKNDSPIRLYGIIPIEVVDKNTVLEPQIAMPEVLKPEQKTTIKVSEKNGKAMTYTIAIVDEGLLDLTRFKTPNAWNSFYSREALGVKTWDIYDEVIGAYGGKVNQIFSIGGDEDLGGGQAKKANRFKPVVIYLGPYSLSKGQTKSHEITLPKYVGSVRTMVVAGDTQTSAYGSVEKTTPVRNPLMILASLPRKVSPGEKVTLPVTVFAMEKHVKNVTLQLKTNNGFRVIGNSKQTLSFAQPDEKIAYFDLNVGDLTGIGKVTVVATSGKEKASFDVELDILNPNPVTQDYKELILEPNSSGTINWDAFGVAGTNTAKLEVSAFPSMDFNKRLDYLIQYPHGCLEQTTSSVFPQLYLGDIADLDTARKSKIQKNITAGIQKLAQFQLANGGFAYWQGNQTPDDWSTTYVGHFLIEAERKGYALPANLKKQWLAYQSKTAKQWRYNEGYRNDFAQSYRLYVLALAGNPDLSSMNRLRETSGITNDTKLRLAATYALAGQKNVGMTLLGQSKVDEDSMYGYYYYYGSSERNRAMALETLLLLGRKTEAFTMATKLAKEMSSNRWMSTQTTAYCLYAMSKFAQQNGTKGIDVSFTSRGKSETIKTAKAFADRSLQVTGSGNSVTVKNNKNTTLYIKVITSGILPIGQEQTEQRGLSTDITFRDRKGNAINVASLAQGTEFVAEVTVSNTKGETVENVALTQIIPSGWEIVNTRFTDYGSFADNKVDYTDIRDDRTNFYFTLKSNETKTFRILLNASYLGKYYLPGVQCEAMYDNSYYARTQGQWVNVVK
- a CDS encoding DUF4304 domain-containing protein, whose amino-acid sequence is MENSIRYILKWKKTELLNLLNNIFLPLGFKRKGNSWVLNGNEINKIINLQKSQYGNVYYLHYNYVINSLPLNNRKVHIDNQLGSIDKEEQAMIQGLLDLESDIDTADRLIKLFEVINKKIVPELNQYRRKMICYKSLKDVSSYIQYLHTY